The genomic window CCTCCAAATGAATCCCGAAGCAGGTAGGGCAGGTCACAGCCCCGCCAAGTCGCCCCGACCAACCACGGCGCCGACCTGCCGCAGGCCTGACCCTGTCATCCATGCCAGCACGGGTTCGCCGTCGCCATTCATTGATCACGAATGCTGCGCAGCCAAGCAACCTCGCAGAGTCGATATTCCGGCTCGCCACACCGCAGCCCCTCGGCCCACGCGGGCCATCGATGAGTCATTGGTATCTGGGCATTGGTCATTCGGATTTCATTGGTCATTCGGGTTTCGACATTGGTCATCAGGATTTCGACTTTCGTCGTTCGGATTTCGGCATTCCCCTCCCCCCTCTGAAATCTCAAATCCTCAAATCTCAAATCCCCCCAACCCCGTTCCCCGTTGTCAGCGGCGGCGTGAAAATGCAGAAATCTCGCCGTGCGGGTTGAATTCGGCCACCTGCGGGCCGGTTCGGCTGTGCCGTGCGGTTCTCTGACCGCTTCTTACCTCAATGCCCTAGACTCTTGTGCTGAGGGCACTTGGGGCAAGAAACGGTGGTTGCCAACAGCCAAGAGGCGGCCTCGTCGAACCCGCCCATGATTGGCCGGTTTTGCCCGCCCGCTGACAGCGGAGAATCAGCCGTCCAGAGAATGGGGTGAGGGTTGGGGCAGGCTGCTTTACTGGCCGGGGCGGAGAGGCGCAGCAGGCCCCGGTGAGCGACGGCAAGGCTGGGTTCTCCCGGGCAGGTCCGGCTGAAGAAGACAGGCGTGTGCCCGGAGAGAAGAGAACCCAAGTGAAGAGGACAGGCGCGTGCTCGGAGGAGAGAAGACCCGGCTGAAGAAGACCACGTATTTCAAACCGGCCAGTCTATCGGAGTCTCAGAATGTCGCTGAAAGCAGATGATGCTCGGCGGGCCCGCAGCGTACAGCGGCAACTCGGATATCGTCCCTTGCCGGGTGCGGTTCAGCGGTGTGAGGTGACGGTCTGTTGAGCAAGCCAGGCTGCCAGTTGGGCGGGACGGTCGGTGATGATGCCGTCAATGCCGAAGCCAAGAAGCCTTTGCCAGTCGGCCGGCTCATTGGTTGTCCAGGCCCAGACTCTGTAGCCTCGACCGTGCAGGTCGCAAACCAGTGGGGCGGTCAGGTCGGTGTGTTTCCAGCCCACGATCCGGACGCCGGCGGCAGCGATGCCGGCAAGTCGTTCCTCGGTCAGTTCTTTGTCACCAAGAGCCCCGAGCACCTGGCGAGGCTCCAGTTGGTGCATCTGCTTTAGAAACTCCCAGTCGAAGCTCTGCACGACCAGCTTGCCGACGAGCCGTTTCTGTCGTAGCAAGCGGACATAGTCTTCGGCCGGACCGTCCTTGTGTTCGAGAAGCGTCAGCGAGCCGGCCTGGATCACATCGAGGGCCTCGGTCAGCTTCGGCAGGCGCTCGCCGGCAAACTGGGCGTCAAACCATCGGCCCGCATCGAGCTTGTCGAGCGCGGCGTCCGGTATCTCGCGAATCTTGATCTTCTCCCGCTTGAACACCTCCTTGGCGTCGGTGGTGCGGTCAAGCGTCGCGTCGTGCAGAACGTACAGTGTTCCGTCCGCCGAGGGGCGGGCGTCCAGTTCGACGTAGATCGCTCCTGCCGCTACGGCGCTGCGAAACGCGGAAAGCGTGTTTTCCGGTGCAACAGCCGAATTGCCCCGATGAGCGATGATCAGGACATTGTCAGGCGACCCTAACGGGAGCCGGCTCGTACAAGATGCACACATGATCAGACCCATAGCCGCTATTGAAGGCAAAACCGTTCTCATGACGCGGGAGTCTACCAGAAGTCGCATCGAGTCACAAACGATGACCAGGCTTGTCGTGAAGCGGCGCGAAGACCGTCGCACGGCTTCTATTGGCGAGCGGCGACGGCTTCGGGAGCCGTTGGGCCGGGCCGCGGCCACGGGGTGCGATTGTGGAAGGCGGCGATCAGGTCTGCCGACGGTTCGTACCGGCCGACGTATTGGTCGAATCGGCGACGAGCGTAGTAGGAGACCTGGTACGTATGCCAACCGGCAAGCATCGCGTGCAGGGCGGCGGCCCGCTGCGGCTCCTGGGTGAGCAGATTGATCTGCTCGCCCGGGTCGGTCCTCAGATCGAACAGGAGCCGGTTCAAATCGGACAAGT from Phycisphaerae bacterium includes these protein-coding regions:
- a CDS encoding glycerophosphodiester phosphodiesterase family protein, giving the protein MCASCTSRLPLGSPDNVLIIAHRGNSAVAPENTLSAFRSAVAAGAIYVELDARPSADGTLYVLHDATLDRTTDAKEVFKREKIKIREIPDAALDKLDAGRWFDAQFAGERLPKLTEALDVIQAGSLTLLEHKDGPAEDYVRLLRQKRLVGKLVVQSFDWEFLKQMHQLEPRQVLGALGDKELTEERLAGIAAAGVRIVGWKHTDLTAPLVCDLHGRGYRVWAWTTNEPADWQRLLGFGIDGIITDRPAQLAAWLAQQTVTSHR